The Dyadobacter sp. 676 DNA window ATTTCCGCTCCTGCCCAAAGCCATTCGTCTTTTACCGACCGGTCTCCATAGGTTCCTGTGGCGACGTCGGGATCAAATAGCTTGTTCATTTCGTCCTGATTGTACAACAACTCGGGATTTTTTTCGGCCCATTGCCAGGCCCTTACCGCCACCGTGGTACAGGAGTCGGCAAGCCCGGGGAATTTGCCTTTGAAATTCTTGAAAACCCGTGCCGCCTGTGCCGTCACCGCTACGAAATCCAGCGTTGCCGCGGTGCTTTTCTGCACCACATAGCGGGGATTTTTAGCAGCTTCCGGCATAATCATGCCATCAAAGCGCGGATTGGTAAGTTTATGATAAACACCGCCGTCGGCCGGGTCCTGCATTGTAAGCATCCAGCGAAGGTTCCAGGCCAGCTCGTCGAGAAGGTCCGGCACGCCGTTGTTGCTTTCAGGGATATTCACATTGAAATTTTCAAAATAAAGCGGGTAATCCTCGTACAATGCGAGCAAGGTTCCCATTGTGATCCCCGAATTCACAATGTATTTGTTGTAATCTCCGGCGTCGTACCAGCCCCGCGGGGAAGAAATAACCGTATTCTCCGGCCTTCCCCGCGAAACCGCCGAAGCATGCACCAGCACCTTGTCGTCCAGGTGTCCTGCCTCACGGGCCCATTTTCCTGCGTACTTCTCCGGCAATCCGGTCGATGCCCGCTGGTAATAGAAGCCTTTCAGCGACGCTTCGGCAACCTGCCGGTGAACTTCCCTGCTGATACGGAATGTCGCGGATTTCCCAAGTCCGGGCACTTCTACAACATAGGTCCCCGGTTTCCTGACCGCGCCGAAATCCGCCAAACGGGTATGCTTTCCCGAATGCTGGCTGGTACGGACCGCACCCAGTTTACCCTTTAAAACCGTTTTCCCCGATCCGGCCTCCTTTACCTCGAAGGTTTCGGCATTCGCATCTGCCACAACGGCTATCTTGGGTGCGTCGGGGTAAAAACCGATTTGGTTCAACCGAATAGCATCCGGATGCTGTTGTGCCAGGGAAGGCAAACTAAGGAACAGCAGAGCGGTCAAACACGGAAGTGCATTCATAATCGGGGAAATTTCTTTCTTTGGGTTAAAAGGCATTGTTTACAGATGCTTTCAATCCTGCAGTTCTTTTACAGGATGGTTGATGTTCGTCCCGGTGACTACCAGCCGATGGTACTCGCCCCAGCGCCGCAGCTCTTCGATCAGCGGTTCGAGCGTCCGGGCATGGTCCGTGCGCTCATACTCAATCACGGGCGGGAACGAATCGTAAACTTTCCGCTCGACAAGCAAATTCATTTCCAGTTCTTTCAACTCCTTCGACAACATCCGGGGCGTGATGTTCGGAATGGCGTTTTGTATCTCCATGAACCGCTTATGCCCCAGGCTCATTGCGATCAGGATCGAAATCTTCCATTTCCCGCTGATTACGTCCAGCGCATCGCGTACCGGCAAGATCATTTCCCTGCATTCGGGGTGGTTTTCCTTAAAATTCTCTTTCATATTGTCCTTCCCTGAAAATGTACTGGATGAAGGGCCCGTTAACCCACCTTCTTCGGGCCAACGGAATCGTATACCACCATCTTTTCCCATAAATGGCCGTAGCTTTCGATAAAGTCCAGGTGGATCGGATGGGTCTGGTAAATTTCCTCTTCGATGATATTTTTAAAAAAACACATCCATGAAACCGAATAGTCTTTCACGATAACCGACCGGTTTGTTACCGCCGGCTTCCCGATATGTGCGTACTCGATGGAAGGTACTTTTGCCAGCTTATGCAATCCTTCCAGCAGCTGCGCTTCATGTTGCGCGTTGTTGGGCTCTTTCAGGTAAAAGAAAACATGATGTATAAAAAGCTCCCTGGTTCTTTCGGGCCCGGCGGGGATGTCGGAAACAGTGGCTAACGAAGCAAGCCCCGCATTCTGCAGGAACTTCCTTCTCGATTGATCTTCCATGAATGATTGAGCGTGAAACGGATGGCGGACGAATTCCCGCATTCAGCTTCAAGAATAACGCTTATTTGTCCATTATCAAAATACATGTCCGCCTCAGCGCCCGGCCGCAAGCCTCAAAAGCTCCGTTACGGTTTTCCAGTTACGGGTCGTAGCCGTCACTTTCAGTTTGCTTTCGAAAAAGTTGTTGTGAAGCTTCGTCCGGCCGTATCCATTCGGGCAAAACAGGTAAATGGCCTTTTCCCCCGGTAAAAATTCGTCGGGCAGGTATTTGTCGCGCTCTAGTTTGTCCAGCCGGCTGGTTTCCGGTTGTTCGGCCAGGAAAGTTACGTGCAGCTTGCCGATGTCCTCGTTTCGCCCGACGATAAACGGATTGCTCTCATGAATTTCCCGCAGAGCCCCGGTGTCCAGGACCAGGACCGGGATTTCCGCTTTCAATTCCGACCGCAATAATGCTTCGACGTCCCTGGCGAGCTTTAAGGTATCCGTTCGGCGGGTATCGAAAAGCACGTTGCCGCTCTGGATGTACGTTTGTACTTTTTCATAACCGGCATCCTCGAATATCTTTTGCAAAACCGCCATTTTCACCTGCGTACTGCCGACATTGACGCCCCGGAGGATCGCGATATATGTTTCGTTAGGCATATCTTAATAATTAGCAGCTACAATTTTCAACTATTTCCCCGGAAAAAGAAAAGATAAGCGCGCACACTGCACGTCTTTCTTAACAAAATCGCGTCGTTCGCATACCCGGCGGATTCCCGGATAAAAAAAGTAGCCAGCGACTTTCGCTGGCTACCCTTCCAATCAACCGGTTACAAATCTATTCCGTCTTTGCATACGCCGCAGCGAGGTCGTTCAGCGTCGCATCTTTCAAATGCTCCGAAGCGATTACCAGGCGGTAGCGAAAAGTGGTTGATTCCCCTTTTTTCAGTTTAAAATTTAACGTTTCCTTACCGTCGCTGAGCGCTTTCATTCCCAGCGGGTTCACGGCAAACAACCCGTAGCCGCGCGCGTGCCAGTAGGCCGGATAGCCCACATTCTTCGGATGGTCGATCATCGCGACGCTGATGTTTTCGTCTTTGATCTTCCCGGTGAGATTGCACCAGATCGCGCGTTTTCCCCACACCGCTTCTCCTTCCACGCCATTGCTGTTGCGGTAATTGCCGGTTACGCCTTCATTGTTCATGACGGGCACCTTTGTGGCAATACCGCTTGCATCGGTGAAAATCTCGGGTTTGGTGGACGGCAATTCGAGCTCACGCCCAACGCGGATCGCATACATACCGTCTTTTACATCAGGCATATTTACTTCCGGCAGCGCGGCCGTGAGCGTCGTGGACCGGTCTATAATGCGGGAATTACCTTTGCCGCTGAAAGTATATCTGGTTACCTCTTTCAACGTCAGTGTGCCGTTTTTATCGACCCAGTCGGCGGTTACGGTGAGCTCCCCTTTATCCTTGCCGCTTTTTATGGAAGTGATCCCCGTATGGATAATGGTCCCGTAAGCACGTTTTTCGTGGTTTACGGCGTTGGAGTTATTCCAATAGTCGTTGCCGTTTACGTCCTCGTAATTAAGCCAGATTCCCACATGGTGCGGATGGTCCACGCGTTCGCCGGCGCGGGGATCGAGAGGCCAGCCGCGGGTGATCACCGTGCCCCGGGGCGTCATTACCGGGTATAAAACAGCTTTTTTAAGCACTGTTTCGCCCGGATAATAGTAGGCGGTAAACGGCTTGCCGTCGATTTTTACCTCCACCTTTTTATCCTTGTCATTTCGGACCAGGTCGACTCTCTGGGCGTAAGCGTTTCCGGCGAAGGCCAAAGCTGTCAGTGCCAAAGCAG harbors:
- a CDS encoding glycoside hydrolase family 9 protein produces the protein MNALPCLTALLFLSLPSLAQQHPDAIRLNQIGFYPDAPKIAVVADANAETFEVKEAGSGKTVLKGKLGAVRTSQHSGKHTRLADFGAVRKPGTYVVEVPGLGKSATFRISREVHRQVAEASLKGFYYQRASTGLPEKYAGKWAREAGHLDDKVLVHASAVSRGRPENTVISSPRGWYDAGDYNKYIVNSGITMGTLLALYEDYPLYFENFNVNIPESNNGVPDLLDELAWNLRWMLTMQDPADGGVYHKLTNPRFDGMIMPEAAKNPRYVVQKSTAATLDFVAVTAQAARVFKNFKGKFPGLADSCTTVAVRAWQWAEKNPELLYNQDEMNKLFDPDVATGTYGDRSVKDEWLWAGAEMYILTGKPAYIEKAGPGLEQPFALPTWNQVSALGYYTLLRPHYDVVAEPKVLNTIKNNLITYADGLLTDLEKQPYYTVMGKTAKDYSWGSSSVAANQGIALLYAYRLTKDRKYLDAALGNLDYLLGRNATGYCFLTGFGTRRVMHPHHRPSIADGVVEPIPGLLSGGPNPGQQDKCTTYPNKFADESFTDNDKSYASNEIAINWNAPFVYLAAALEASMK
- a CDS encoding helix-turn-helix domain-containing protein, coding for MKENFKENHPECREMILPVRDALDVISGKWKISILIAMSLGHKRFMEIQNAIPNITPRMLSKELKELEMNLLVERKVYDSFPPVIEYERTDHARTLEPLIEELRRWGEYHRLVVTGTNINHPVKELQD
- a CDS encoding Dabb family protein, encoding MEDQSRRKFLQNAGLASLATVSDIPAGPERTRELFIHHVFFYLKEPNNAQHEAQLLEGLHKLAKVPSIEYAHIGKPAVTNRSVIVKDYSVSWMCFFKNIIEEEIYQTHPIHLDFIESYGHLWEKMVVYDSVGPKKVG
- a CDS encoding DUF1697 domain-containing protein, which encodes MPNETYIAILRGVNVGSTQVKMAVLQKIFEDAGYEKVQTYIQSGNVLFDTRRTDTLKLARDVEALLRSELKAEIPVLVLDTGALREIHESNPFIVGRNEDIGKLHVTFLAEQPETSRLDKLERDKYLPDEFLPGEKAIYLFCPNGYGRTKLHNNFFESKLKVTATTRNWKTVTELLRLAAGR
- a CDS encoding PmoA family protein, which translates into the protein MNLKHTALALTALAFAGNAYAQRVDLVRNDKDKKVEVKIDGKPFTAYYYPGETVLKKAVLYPVMTPRGTVITRGWPLDPRAGERVDHPHHVGIWLNYEDVNGNDYWNNSNAVNHEKRAYGTIIHTGITSIKSGKDKGELTVTADWVDKNGTLTLKEVTRYTFSGKGNSRIIDRSTTLTAALPEVNMPDVKDGMYAIRVGRELELPSTKPEIFTDASGIATKVPVMNNEGVTGNYRNSNGVEGEAVWGKRAIWCNLTGKIKDENISVAMIDHPKNVGYPAYWHARGYGLFAVNPLGMKALSDGKETLNFKLKKGESTTFRYRLVIASEHLKDATLNDLAAAYAKTE